A single genomic interval of Chiloscyllium plagiosum isolate BGI_BamShark_2017 unplaced genomic scaffold, ASM401019v2 scaf_84226, whole genome shotgun sequence harbors:
- the LOC122545323 gene encoding mucin-13-like, with amino-acid sequence MALTQGRGDGNRIPGTTFPGRTDPGARRREPDAEKGTVFPEPHSRGGSDPGTRRREPYSRGGSDPGTQRREPYSRGGSDPGTRRREPYFRDGSDPGTRRQEPYSRNRIPGAALTQGRGDGNRIPGSALTQGRGDGNRIPGTALTQRRGDRNRIPGSAPTHGRGDGNCIPGTTFPGRLRPRDAETGTVFPEPYSRGGSDPGTRRRELYSRNRIPGAALTQGRGDGNRIPGTTFPGRV; translated from the exons GGAGACGGGAACCGTATTCCCGGAACCACATTCCCGGGGCGCACTGACCCAGGGGCGCGGAGACGGGAACC GGACGCGGAGAAGGGAACCGTATTCCCGGAACCACATTCCCGGGGCGGCTCCGACCCAGGGACGCGGAGACGGGAACCGTATTCCCGGGGCGGCTCCGACCCAGGGACGCAGAGACGGGAACCGTATTCCCGGGGCGGCTCCGACCCAGGGACGCGGAGACGGGAACCGTATTTTCGGGACGGCTCTGACCCAGGGACGCGGAGACAGGAACCGTATTCCCGGAACCGTATTCCCGGGGCGGCTCTGACCCAG GGACGCGGAGACGGGAACCGTATTCCCGGGTCGGCTCTGACCCAGGGACGCGGAGACGGGAACCGTATTCCCGGGACGGCTCTGACCCAGCGACGCGGAGACAGGAACCGTATTCCCGGGTCGGCTCCGACCCATGGACGCGGAGATGGGAACTGTATTCCCGGAACCACATTCCCAGGGCGGCTCCGACCCAGGGACGCGGAGACGGGAACTGTATTCCCGGAACCGTATTCCCGGGGTGGCTCTGACCCAGGGACGCGGAGACGGGAACTGTATTCCCGGAACCGTATTCCCGGGGCGGCTCTGACCCAGGGACGCGGAGACGGGAACCGTATTCCCGGAACCACATTCCCGGGGCGGGTCTGA